The following are encoded together in the Panthera leo isolate Ple1 chromosome B4, P.leo_Ple1_pat1.1, whole genome shotgun sequence genome:
- the LMBR1L gene encoding protein LMBR1L has product MEAADYEVLSVREQLFHERVRECIISTLLFATLYILCHIALTHFKKPAEFTTVDDEDATVNKIALELCTFTLAVALGAVLLLPFSIISNEVLLSLPRNYYIQWLNGSLIHGLWNLVFLFSNLSLIFLMPFAYFFTESEGFAGSRKGVLGRVYETVVMLMLLTLLVLGMVWVASAIVDNNKASRESLYDFWEYYLPYLYSCISFLGVLLLLVCTPLGLARMFSVTGKLLVKPRLLEDLEEQLYCSAFEEAALTRRICNPTSCWLHLDMELLHRQVLALQTQRVLLEKRRKASAWQRNLGYPLAMLCLLVLTGLSVLIVAIHILELLIDEAAMPRGMQDASLGQVSFSKLGSFGAVIQVVLIFYLMISSVVGFYSSPLFRGLRPRWHDTAMTQIIGNCVCLLVLSSALPVFSRTLGLTRFDLLGDFGRFNWLGNFYIVFLYNAAFAGLTTLCLVKTFTAAVRAELIRAFGLDRLPLPVSGFPRASRKTQHQ; this is encoded by the exons ATGGAAGCAGCTGACTACGAAGTGCTATCCGTGCGAGAGCAGCTATTCCACGAGAGGGTTCGCGAGTGCATT ATCTCAACACTTCTGTTTGCGACACTCTACATTCTCTGCCACATCGCCCTGACCCACTTCAAGAAGCCTGCTGAGTTCACCACAG TGGATGATGAAGATGCCACAGTCAACAAGATTGC GCTCGAGCTCTGCACCTTTACCCTGGCGGTCGCCCTGGGTGCTGTCCTGCTCCTGCCCTTCTCCATTATCAGCAATGAGGTGCTGCTCTCACTGCCTCGCAACTACTATATCCAGTGGCTCAACGGCTCCCTCATCCATG GCCTCTGGAACCtcgtttttctcttctctaaccTGTCCCTCATCTTCCTCATGCCCTTTGCATACTTCTTCACTGAGTCTGAGGGCTTTGCTGGCTCCAGAAAG GGTGTCCTGGGCCGGGTCTATGAGACGGTGGTGATGTTGATGCTCCTCACCCTCCTGGTGCTGGGCATGGTGTGGGTGGCCTCGGCCATTGTGGACAACAACAAGGCCAGCAGGGAGTCACTCTATG ACTTCTGGGAGTACTACCTCCCCTACCTCTACTCCTGCATCTCCTTTCTTGGGGTCCTGCTGCTCCTGG TGTGTACTCCACTAGGTCTCGCCCGCATGTTCTCAGTCACTGGGAAGCTACTGGTCAAGCCTCGG ctgCTGGAAGACCTGGAGGAGCAGCTGTACTGTTCAGCCTTTGAGGAGGCAGCTTTAACCCGCAGGATTTGCA ATCCCACCTCCTGCTGGCTGCATTTGGATATGGAGCTGCTGCACAGACAGGTCCTGGCTCTGCAGACACAGAGGGTCCTGCTGG AGAAGCGGCGGAAGGCTTCAGCCTGGCAGCGGAACCTGGGCTACCCCCTGGCCATGCTGTGCTTACTGGTACTGACG GGCCTCTCTGTGCTCATTGTGGCCATCCACATCCTGGAGCTGCTCATCGATGAGGCTGCCATGCCCCGAGGCATGCAG GATGCCTCCCTGGGCCAGGTCTCCTTCTCCAAGCTGGGCTCCTTTGGTGCCGTCATTCAGGTTGTACTCATTTT TTACCTGATGATATCCTCAGTTGTGGGATTCTACAGCTCTCCACTCTTCCGGGGCCTGCGGCCCAGATGGCACGACACAGCCATGACGCAG ATAATTGGGAACTGTGTCTGTCTCCTGGTCCTAAGCTCAGCACTTCCTGTCTTTTCTCGAACCCTGG GGCTCACTCGCTTTGACCTGCTGGGTGACTTTGGACGCTTCAACTGGCTGGGCAATTTCTACATCGTGTTCCTCTACAATGCAGCCTTCGCGGGCCTCACCACTCTCTGTCTGGTGAAGACCTTTACCGCAGCTGTGCGGGCAGAGCTGATCCGGGCCTTTG GGCTGGACAGATTGCCTTTGCCTGTCTCCGGTTTCCCCCGGGCATCTAGGAAGACCCAGCACCAGTGA